The region TTTTGACGCGCAACTGCTCCGTTCAGCTGGTGCAAGATGGCGCTTGCAACTTTGACACGGTAACCCAAGACTTTGCCCATGATACAGGACAGAGAAAAGTTGGCAGTCATATCAGCATATAGCCTTTCTTGGTAGGTGAACGCTGACTGGCTCAAGCTCGATGCGGTCAACACACCGGAGCTACATTCTGGACCTTTTGGTTCAGAAGCTTGAGAAGCTATCAGTTGTCCGGAGGTGTGAATGGCAAACCCCTGAATGTGTGAAACTATACATGTGAACAAAACATGCTTGACCTGAGTAAAGTATCGTAAGCTGGCCAGATGGTGTGATTACAAAGAGGATTGATGAGCAAAACCAAGGACATGGTATTGGTGAGATTTTGAAGAGTCTATCGTAAGACAGACTTATGGATTTCGCGGCCTCGAATCAGAAAGATCATAGATCACAAAACACTTCAACGATAAATTTCGATCCAAGAAAGATTCTCAGTATTATACGCTTTAACATACCACCGCCCACATGACGGTCTGCTAAAATAGTATTGGTATAATAACCAGCTGAGCCAACCATGATAATCAAGTCCTGTATTGCCCGATTGTCTCGTTGCCGAGTGCCCGTGTTGCCCAATGACGCCATCAAAATGCCTACAAATCCGCGGAAGAAACAGTTCCCTTACTCATAAAATACCAACGCTGCCAATGCCCAAAACAAATAAAGAGGATATCATGTCATCTTCCACCCCGTGGTTCATCTTCAAGTCGTAATCATTGGTTCATGTCCATTCGTCTCGGTGAGTCCTTGAAACTCAACTGCGTTCTCCCCATTCAGCCCAATGTCGATGTCAGGCGGCAGGTCCTTGATCTTGGACGATCTGGCTGATGATTCAGCCCAGGCACGCATACGCACCAGAGCCCGGATAGCGGCCTCTCTGCGCTGGTCTTGCCGGACCAAGACCGCCTCGTTGACCTTGGTAGCGGTCTTTCTGCGTAGGTCTGATGATAGCAGGTCCTTCAGTTCGGGACTAAGGTTCGAGTCGTGATCAAAGAACAGCAGAGACATGGCTCTTTCGAGATCAACTCGAAACTGTTCATTTATCGACGCCCTGGGAGCCACCTGTTGTGTGGCAAAATCCAAGGCGGGGGTGATATCACCGCCGTAGCATTGCCTGATGAGCTCCACAAGCTGGAGACGCAATAATGAAAAGTGAAGCTCGGGGTTTTTATCCAGTATCTGATATGCACGTTAGAGACTCAAAACAGGCAATTTCAAGACAATCAAATGTGTGTAGGTTGCGCTCATAAAGTGGTGGGTGTTTCTCAGCAAAGAGCCCGAAGGCCTATTATGCGTGGTGCATGAAACTCTGTGTCAAATCATAGCAACGGGGTGTGAACAAGATCAAAAGACTTACATCAGAATCGAGGGCATTCAGGGCCGTGATGGCCGTCTCGATATCCCCGCTGTGAATGGCATGTTGGAtctcttgtcttgtcttgatGGAGGGGTCCGCTTGCTGTGGCGCCAGGTTTGCCTCTTTGGAGAAGTTGGCAGCGGCGCCTGGGTACCCCTCCATCGTCAAGTAGTCCAAGATCAAAGCGTTGATGTCACTGGGCTTTCTGTCAGCACGGAACCGAGTCATGTGAGAGCAGTGAAGCGACAAGGAATCGAGGTTAAGAAAGAGGCAGTTCAGAGATTACGAGATAAATGCAGAGTTTCTCCTCATGGATAATCAGAGAGATTCCCATTGATATGCGATCATCATATTGCCAGGGCAAAGGAAGCGGGGGCAAGGTGACTAACTTTTTGGGGGTCTTGGTGTCGCCTACGCGCGCCTCGAATGCATATTTAGGAGTAGCAGTCGCCGTGGATGAAGTCTTGGTTGAGAAAGTCAGCGTGTGAACTTGCGTAGCAAGGTTGTCAAGAGGCACATACCATGGGGGCAGCCTGCGATTGACGCTGCGCTGCCTGTCGAAACTGGGCGAAGATGTGTTCTCTGAACGCAAAATCGGGATCGAGGTGCCCCTGCTGCTGAAAGGCCTGCCAGTTGGACATGTGCAAACTGGCTCGCTGTGCTTCACATCTGCCGTTGGGTGCACCTGAAGTCAGGTTGCACTGCGGTGTTTTTGGCGGTTTGACCAGAGAAAATTGTTGGGAATGGAGGTGGAAGTTGCAAGAGAGCTCAAGTTGAAGGTGAAAACCTGGAGGCAGAGGTGTCCGAGCTCCCAGTGGAGTCGTTTACGGGTCTCTCTGTGGGGGCTCTTTCGGTCAGGGTCAAAGAGAAGCCGGGCAAAAGTGGCACCGTGCGAATTCCCATGCTGTAACACTGTACTCGGTGGGTAGAAAAAGCAGCGCTGATGGCCACAGATAACCCTCAGGACCTTCCCAACCTGATGCTTGGCGAGGGGCAATAGGGCACCTGAGGCACCCATGGCTCCAAACAAAGCAGGGCACTCCCTCTGCCTTCACCAGCCAGAACGGACCAAAAAGCGGCCTCTACCTGGTAGGTTAAGTTTTTCATGGATTTGCGCCTATAGTTTGGCCAGCAAAGCAGGGCAAAAGGTAAGCTTCAAGCCTCACACCGCGAGGCACAAATGCAAATGAGATTCCCGTAACAACCTGTTCCTCCCTCACGACACTAAGGTACAACCTATATTACccctcacaaccaccaccgctctgGTCCAAGATGCCTTCCACCATCCCCGTCGCCCCCGGCACGCCGCAGCTGGAAGATCTTGTCATGAACCTGAAGACCAACGGCACTGCTGGTACCTCGTCAGTCGACGGCACTATCGCAAAGAGGGCGCACTATGCTCCACCATGGGCCGATGTCAGCATCATCGGTATCGCCGGCAGCTCGGGTTCTGGAAAGTCGACTCTCTCGCAGGCCATCGTTAACAAGTTGAACCTGCCGTGGGTTGTCATCTTGTCCATTGTAAGTCTTGGGCTTAAGAAAGTACAGGCTagaaacaaaataaaaactcATGCTTTGTTCATATCCGCTAGGACTCGTTCTACAAGTCCCTCGATGAAGAAGCGTCGAGAAAAGCGTTCCGCTGTGAATACGACTTTGATGCGCCAGATGTAAGAAGACAACCTCCAACAAATCATTCTCGTGAATGGGATCCAGGATTGGCAGACTTACCAGGATCGTTTCCACCCCAGGCCTTGGACTTTGACGTTTTGGTAGACCGGCTGCGAGACCTGAAAGCGGGGTGAGTCCTTCTCTTCTCACGTTGGCCGTAGGCATGAACTGTAAAAGAGCCTATCTGATAATCAGATGTTGTTAGCAAACGCGCGGATATTCCAGTCTACTCTTTTGAGAAGCACGCTCGCATGGAACAAACCACATCGATCTACTCACCTCATGTCTTGATTCTTGAAGGAATCTTCGCCCTTCATGACCCAAGAGTCCTTGAGCTCTTGGACATGAAGGTAATTTCCGTCTTACAATCTTCAGAGTTACATCTCGAGTACTAACATGGGTGAAGATCTTTTGTGAAGCAGACGCAGACACCTGCCTGTCCCGAAGAAGTAGGTTCCCTTGAAGTGAATCGGCTCGTTATGGAAGAGCTCAAGAATCTAACGAGCTACAGTTCTCCGAGATCAGCGGGAGAGAGGCCGTGATGTTGAAGGTATCATCAAGCAGTGGTTCTCCTTTGTAAAGCCCAATTTCGAACGGGTAAGCATCATGCTCCGCTCACCTTGGGATTCTTGCTAACTTGGTATCAGTATGTCGATCCTCAGCGCAAAGTGGCCGATATTATCGTCCCCCGCGGTGTTGAAAATCAGGTTGCCATGAGTACGTCCAACTTCATTCAGCCCATGGTATAACCATGCATCCCTTGAAGCTAACTGTCATAGCCATGGTTACCCAATTCATCCAGCAAAAGCTTCTCGAAAAGTCAACTCATCATCGTGCGGCACTCACCCGCCTCGAGATCGGTGCTCTTTCAGAGCCCCTAACCTCCAAAGTTCACATCATGAATCAAACGTCTCAGATGCGTGGCATGAACACCATCATACACA is a window of Podospora pseudopauciseta strain CBS 411.78 chromosome 1, whole genome shotgun sequence DNA encoding:
- a CDS encoding hypothetical protein (COG:Z; EggNog:ENOG503P02Y; BUSCO:EOG09264JK1) — encoded protein: MSNWQAFQQQGHLDPDFAFREHIFAQFRQAAQRQSQAAPMTSSTATATPKYAFEARVGDTKTPKNDINALILDYLTMEGYPGAAANFSKEANLAPQQADPSIKTRQEIQHAIHSGDIETAITALNALDSDILDKNPELHFSLLRLQLVELIRQCYGGDITPALDFATQQVAPRASINEQFRVDLERAMSLLFFDHDSNLSPELKDLLSSDLRRKTATKVNEAVLVRQDQRREAAIRALVRMRAWAESSARSSKIKDLPPDIDIGLNGENAVEFQGLTETNGHEPMITT
- the URK1 gene encoding Uridine kinase (COG:T; COG:Z; EggNog:ENOG503NW7D), translated to MPSTIPVAPGTPQLEDLVMNLKTNGTAGTSSVDGTIAKRAHYAPPWADVSIIGIAGSSGSGKSTLSQAIVNKLNLPWVVILSIDSFYKSLDEEASRKAFRCEYDFDAPDALDFDVLVDRLRDLKAGKRADIPVYSFEKHARMEQTTSIYSPHVLILEGIFALHDPRVLELLDMKIFCEADADTCLSRRILRDQRERGRDVEGIIKQWFSFVKPNFERYVDPQRKVADIIVPRGVENQVAMTMVTQFIQQKLLEKSTHHRAALTRLEIGALSEPLTSKVHIMNQTSQMRGMNTIIHNIDTSSEDFIFYFDRLAALLVEQALNNVFFTSKTITTPQNLPYRGLAPAGEVSAVVVLRGGAALEAGLHRVIPDCKTGRVLIQSNIRTGEPELHYQVLPKDIAEHSAVLLLDAQMSSGGSALMAVQVLVDHGVKEERIVLVTYSAGRMGLHRLTKVFPDISVVVGNLCTDAEERWVERRYFRC